In one Bacteroides intestinalis DSM 17393 genomic region, the following are encoded:
- a CDS encoding universal stress protein: MEDKLVTLAILTYAKAQILKNVLENEGIETYIHNVNQIQPVVSSGVRLRIRESDLPRALKITESSAWLSEEVVGGKSPKVEKESNKVLIPVDFSNYSMKACEFGFNFAQNMGAEVVLLHVYFTPIYTTSLPYGDVFNYQLTDDENVKNILQKVHADLNTLSDKVKAKVASGEFPNVKYSCVLREGIPEEEILRYSKEYRPRIVIMGTRGKNQKDIDLIGSVTAEVIERSRVPVLAIPENTPFRQLAEAKRIAFITNFDQRDLIAFDSLIAALKPFHFSVSLIHLSDVKDTWNEIKLGGIKEYFQKQYPDLEIHYDVVMNDDFLNSLDNYIKTNHIDIITLTTYKRNIFSRLFNPGIARKMIFHSDTPLLVIYGRPS, encoded by the coding sequence ATGGAAGACAAGTTAGTAACCTTAGCTATTCTGACTTATGCAAAAGCTCAGATATTGAAGAATGTGCTTGAAAATGAAGGTATTGAAACCTATATTCATAATGTAAATCAAATACAACCTGTAGTGTCTTCAGGTGTGCGCTTACGTATAAGAGAAAGCGATTTACCGCGTGCATTGAAGATTACTGAGAGCTCTGCTTGGCTTTCTGAAGAGGTAGTGGGAGGGAAGTCACCCAAAGTAGAAAAGGAGAGTAACAAGGTCTTAATTCCCGTAGACTTTTCTAATTATTCAATGAAAGCATGTGAGTTTGGTTTTAATTTTGCTCAGAATATGGGAGCGGAAGTTGTGCTGCTTCATGTTTATTTTACACCAATCTATACCACATCATTGCCTTATGGAGATGTTTTTAATTATCAGCTTACAGACGATGAAAATGTAAAAAACATATTACAAAAAGTTCATGCAGACTTAAATACTTTATCTGATAAGGTAAAAGCAAAAGTAGCTTCAGGAGAGTTTCCGAATGTAAAATATAGTTGTGTATTGCGTGAAGGTATTCCAGAAGAGGAAATTCTTCGTTATTCGAAGGAATATCGGCCACGTATTGTGATTATGGGGACTCGTGGTAAAAATCAAAAAGATATAGATTTAATTGGTAGTGTAACTGCTGAGGTAATTGAACGAAGTCGCGTACCAGTTTTAGCCATTCCGGAGAATACTCCATTTAGACAGCTAGCAGAAGCTAAACGTATTGCATTTATCACCAATTTTGATCAACGAGATTTAATTGCATTCGATTCTTTGATTGCCGCTTTAAAGCCATTTCATTTCTCTGTATCTTTGATTCATTTGTCAGATGTTAAGGACACTTGGAATGAAATTAAATTAGGTGGTATTAAGGAATATTTTCAAAAACAGTATCCGGACCTGGAAATTCATTATGATGTCGTGATGAATGATGATTTCTTGAATAGCTTAGATAATTACATAAAAACTAATCATATTGATATAATTACGTTGACTACTTATAAACGCAATATATTCTCTCGCTTATTTAATCCAGGTATTGCTCGGAAAATGATTTTTCATTCCGATACACCGCTGTTAGTTATTTATGGGCGTCCAAGCTAA
- a CDS encoding tetratricopeptide repeat protein — protein sequence MKRVLFSVILLLAAGFTFAQEKTVKEAKSIANEVKPNFNKAEQLINQALTNPETKDNADTWDVAGFIQKRINEEEMKDAFLRKPYDTLKVYNSALNMCKYYLKCDELAQVPNEKGKIKNKYRKANAAAIIAERPNLINGGIQYYNLEKNKEALDFFGTYIEIAQNPMFEKENFLQTDTILPQIAYYASLAAAKMEDYPSVLKYAPYAQNDKEVGQYAMEFISTALKAQGDTVKWVASLKEGLQKYPQHSFFFGHLIDYYSNNNKYDEAMQFADDMLAKDPNNTFYLYVKGYLYHNMYTNLKNEKKEQEAADALNNAIKYYTKTTEIDPNYAEAFSNLGLIYCLQAQDFSEKATADVNDPKYKEDQATLKAFYEKAKPCYEKARALKPDQKDLWLNGLYRVYYNLDMGPEFEEIEKMVQ from the coding sequence ATGAAAAGAGTATTATTTTCAGTGATTTTATTGCTCGCTGCAGGCTTCACTTTCGCTCAAGAAAAGACTGTGAAAGAAGCTAAAAGCATTGCGAATGAAGTAAAGCCGAACTTTAATAAGGCCGAACAGCTCATCAATCAAGCCTTGACTAATCCTGAAACAAAGGATAATGCCGACACTTGGGATGTAGCCGGTTTTATTCAAAAAAGGATTAATGAGGAGGAAATGAAAGACGCATTTTTGAGAAAACCTTATGATACTCTTAAGGTATACAACAGTGCATTAAACATGTGTAAGTACTACCTTAAATGTGATGAACTGGCACAGGTTCCAAATGAAAAGGGAAAGATTAAGAACAAGTACAGAAAGGCTAACGCTGCTGCAATTATTGCAGAGCGTCCTAACTTGATCAATGGAGGTATTCAATACTATAATTTGGAGAAGAACAAAGAAGCATTAGATTTCTTTGGAACTTACATTGAAATAGCTCAAAATCCTATGTTTGAAAAGGAAAATTTCCTGCAAACAGATACTATTTTACCACAGATTGCATATTATGCAAGTTTGGCAGCGGCTAAAATGGAAGATTACCCTAGCGTTCTGAAATATGCTCCTTATGCGCAGAATGATAAGGAAGTAGGTCAGTATGCGATGGAATTCATCTCTACAGCTTTAAAAGCACAAGGTGATACTGTTAAGTGGGTTGCTTCTTTAAAAGAAGGTTTGCAGAAATATCCTCAACATTCATTCTTCTTCGGTCATTTGATTGATTATTATAGCAATAATAATAAATACGATGAAGCTATGCAGTTTGCTGATGATATGTTGGCTAAAGATCCTAATAATACATTCTATCTGTATGTAAAAGGATATCTTTATCATAATATGTACACTAACCTGAAAAATGAAAAGAAAGAGCAAGAAGCTGCAGATGCACTCAATAATGCTATCAAGTATTATACTAAGACAACAGAAATAGATCCTAACTACGCAGAAGCATTTTCTAATTTAGGTTTGATCTACTGTCTGCAAGCACAAGACTTCTCAGAGAAAGCAACAGCAGATGTAAATGATCCTAAGTATAAAGAAGATCAAGCAACTTTGAAAGCTTTCTATGAAAAAGCAAAACCTTGCTATGAAAAAGCAAGAGCATTGAAGCCTGACCAAAAAGATTTATGGTTGAATGGTTTATACCGAGTATACTACAATTTGGATATGGGACCTGAATTCGAAGAAATCGAAAAAATGGTTCAATAA
- the gyrA gene encoding DNA gyrase subunit A encodes MLEQDRIIKINIEEEMKSSYIDYSMSVIVSRALPDVRDGFKPVHRRILFGMMGLGNTSDKPYKKSARVVGEVLGKYHPHGDSSVYGALVRMAQPWAMRYMVVDGQGNYGSVDGDSAAAMRYTECRLRKIGEDMMQDLDKETVDMQNNFDDSLQEPTVMPTRIPNLLVNGASGIAVGMATNMPTHNLSEVIDACIAYIENNDIEIEELMNYVKAPDFPTGGYIYGMSGVREAYLTGRGRVIMRARAEIETSSTHDKIVITEIPYGVNKAELIKNIADLANDKKIEGISNANDESDREGMRIVIDIKRDANASVVLNKLYKMTLLQTSFSVNNVALVHGRPRLLNLKDMIKYFVEHRHEVVIRRTQYDLRKAKERAHILEGLIIASDNIDEVIRIIRAAKTPNDAIAGLMERFQLTEIQSRAIVEMRLRQLTGLMQDQLHAEYEEVMKLIAYYEEILSNDELCRKVITDELIEVKAKYGDERRSEIVYSSEEFNPEDFYADDEMIITISHMGYIKRTPLSEFRAQNRGGVGSKGTDTRDADFIEHIYPATMHNTMMFFTQKGKCYWLKVYEIPEGTKNSKGRAIQNLLNIDSDDAVNAYLRVKNLSDTDFINSHYVLFCTKNGVIKKTLLEQYSRPRQNGVNAITIREDDRVIEVRMTNGDNEIIIANRNGRAIRFHESAVRVMGRTATGVRGMTLDEDGQDEVVGMICIKDPEAETIMVVSEQGYGKRSDIEDYRKTNRGGKGVKTMNITDKTGKLVTIKSVTDDNDLMIINKSGITIRLKVADVRIMGRATQGVRLINLEKRNDEIGSVCKVTSESMEDEIPVDDENSPIPPTINEVEGEEKDYNSDNGINNEDEE; translated from the coding sequence ATGCTTGAACAAGACAGAATTATAAAGATTAACATCGAGGAGGAAATGAAGTCATCGTACATTGACTACTCCATGTCGGTCATCGTTTCGCGTGCCCTTCCGGATGTTAGAGATGGTTTTAAGCCTGTCCACCGTAGAATTCTCTTCGGAATGATGGGACTGGGAAATACGTCTGATAAACCTTATAAAAAATCAGCCAGAGTTGTAGGTGAAGTATTGGGTAAGTATCACCCGCATGGTGACTCTTCCGTTTACGGTGCATTAGTTCGTATGGCACAGCCTTGGGCAATGCGTTACATGGTGGTAGATGGCCAGGGTAACTATGGTTCGGTAGACGGCGATAGCGCAGCAGCTATGCGTTACACCGAGTGTCGCTTGCGCAAGATTGGTGAAGATATGATGCAAGACCTTGACAAAGAAACCGTTGATATGCAGAACAACTTTGACGATTCTTTGCAGGAGCCTACCGTTATGCCTACCCGTATTCCAAACCTTTTGGTAAACGGTGCATCTGGTATTGCTGTAGGTATGGCAACCAATATGCCGACACACAACCTTTCAGAGGTTATTGATGCTTGCATCGCATACATCGAGAACAACGATATCGAGATAGAGGAGTTGATGAACTATGTGAAAGCTCCCGATTTTCCAACAGGAGGATATATATATGGTATGAGTGGCGTACGCGAGGCATATCTTACAGGCCGCGGTCGCGTTATCATGCGTGCAAGAGCAGAAATTGAAACCAGTTCTACACATGACAAAATTGTTATCACGGAAATCCCGTATGGTGTCAATAAGGCGGAACTGATCAAGAATATCGCTGATTTAGCCAATGATAAGAAAATAGAAGGTATTTCCAATGCCAATGATGAGTCTGACCGTGAAGGTATGCGTATCGTGATTGATATCAAACGTGATGCCAACGCCAGCGTAGTCTTGAATAAGCTCTATAAGATGACGTTATTACAGACTTCTTTTAGTGTGAACAACGTAGCATTGGTACACGGGCGTCCTCGTTTGCTGAATCTGAAAGACATGATTAAGTACTTCGTAGAACATCGCCATGAGGTAGTTATCCGTCGTACTCAATATGACTTGCGCAAGGCTAAAGAACGTGCTCATATATTGGAAGGCTTAATCATAGCATCAGATAATATCGATGAAGTAATCCGCATCATCCGTGCTGCAAAGACACCTAATGATGCCATTGCTGGCTTGATGGAACGCTTCCAATTAACTGAAATTCAGTCTCGTGCTATCGTAGAAATGCGTTTGCGTCAATTAACCGGACTGATGCAGGATCAGCTTCACGCTGAGTATGAAGAAGTAATGAAACTGATAGCTTATTACGAAGAAATTCTTTCAAATGACGAACTTTGCCGCAAAGTTATTACTGATGAATTAATTGAAGTAAAAGCAAAATACGGAGATGAACGTCGTTCTGAGATTGTTTACTCATCCGAAGAATTCAATCCGGAAGATTTCTATGCAGATGACGAAATGATTATCACCATTTCTCATATGGGCTATATTAAACGTACTCCATTGAGCGAATTCCGTGCTCAAAACCGTGGTGGAGTAGGCTCTAAGGGTACAGATACCCGCGATGCAGACTTCATTGAACACATATATCCAGCAACCATGCACAATACCATGATGTTCTTTACTCAAAAAGGTAAGTGCTATTGGCTTAAGGTATATGAAATCCCTGAAGGTACCAAGAATTCCAAAGGACGTGCTATTCAGAACCTGCTGAATATTGATTCTGATGATGCTGTAAATGCATATCTACGTGTGAAGAACCTTTCTGACACAGATTTCATCAACAGCCATTATGTTTTATTCTGTACCAAGAATGGCGTTATCAAAAAGACATTACTTGAACAGTATTCCCGCCCTCGCCAAAATGGCGTAAACGCTATTACTATCCGTGAGGACGACCGCGTTATCGAGGTACGTATGACTAACGGTGACAACGAAATTATCATTGCCAATCGTAACGGACGTGCTATCCGCTTCCACGAAAGTGCTGTACGCGTTATGGGACGTACTGCAACTGGTGTACGCGGTATGACGCTTGACGAAGACGGACAAGATGAAGTCGTAGGAATGATTTGCATCAAAGATCCTGAAGCAGAAACCATTATGGTCGTTTCTGAACAAGGCTATGGTAAACGTTCTGATATCGAAGACTACCGTAAGACTAATCGTGGTGGCAAGGGTGTTAAGACGATGAATATCACCGATAAAACAGGTAAATTGGTAACAATTAAGTCTGTAACAGATGATAATGACCTAATGATTATCAATAAATCTGGTATCACCATTCGTCTGAAAGTTGCTGATGTCCGTATTATGGGTCGTGCTACTCAGGGTGTTCGTCTGATCAATCTTGAAAAGAGAAACGATGAGATCGGTTCAGTATGTAAGGTTACATCAGAAAGTATGGAAGATGAAATACCTGTTGATGATGAAAATTCTCCGATTCCGCCTACTATAAATGAAGTAGAAGGAGAGGAGAAAGACTATAACTCTGATAATGGAATCAATAATGAAGATGAAGAATAG
- a CDS encoding ATP-dependent Clp protease ATP-binding subunit, whose protein sequence is MNNQFSQRVSDIITYSKEEANRLKNRYIGPEHLLLGMLRDGGGKAIEILQKLDIDLNRVKKRLEGFLKEIEDDNLLPDADIPLSPMAAKILKMCILEARLLKSATADTEHVLLAILKDGNNLAATVLEENNIDYKSVFEQLSMKASPNAGMGFTEDDDEEEDEMNMSSRSSQSGSSQSSTQTASKKPSNDTPVLDNFGMDMTRAAEEGRLDPVVGREREIERLAQILSRRKKNNPVLIGEPGVGKSAIVEGLALRIVQKKVSRILFDKRVVMLDMASVVAGTKYRGQFEERIRSIINELQKNPNVILFIDEIHTIVGAGAAAGSMDAANMLKPALARGEIQCIGATTLDEYRKNIEKDGALERRFQKVIVEPTTAEETLQILKNIKEKYEDHHNVTYTDEALEACVKLTDRYITDRNFPDKAIDALDEAGSRVHLTNITVPKEIEEQEKLIEEARQQKADAVKSQNFELAASFRDHEKEFSARLEEMKAEWEARLKDDRQIVGEEEIANVVSMMSGVPVQRMAQAEGIKLAGMKEELQAKVIAQDPAIEKVTKAILRSRVGLKDPNRPIGTFLFLGPTGVGKTHLAKQLAKYMFGSADALIRVDMSEYMEKFTVSRLVGAPPGYVGYEEGGQLTEKVRRKPYSIVLLDEIEKAHPDVFNILLQLMDEGRLTDSYGRTVDFKNTVVIMTSNIGTRQLKDFGRGVGFAAQNRTDDKEYSRGVIQKALNKSFAPEFLNRVDEIITFDQLSLDAIEKIIDIELKGLYERVESLGYKLVIDAKAKTFMASKGYDVQFGARPLKRAIQTYLEDGLSELIISSELQTGDTISVSLNEDKGELDIKKA, encoded by the coding sequence ATGAATAATCAGTTTTCACAAAGAGTTTCTGACATTATCACTTACAGCAAGGAAGAAGCTAACCGGCTGAAGAATAGATATATCGGTCCGGAGCATCTTCTACTCGGCATGTTGCGAGACGGCGGAGGGAAAGCTATAGAAATATTGCAGAAACTGGATATAGACCTAAACAGAGTTAAGAAACGTCTGGAAGGTTTTTTAAAAGAGATTGAAGATGATAACTTGTTGCCCGATGCAGACATTCCATTGTCTCCTATGGCAGCTAAGATATTGAAAATGTGTATACTCGAGGCTCGTCTGCTGAAGAGTGCCACTGCTGATACTGAACATGTATTGCTGGCTATCTTGAAAGACGGTAATAATTTGGCCGCTACGGTATTGGAAGAAAATAATATAGATTATAAGTCAGTGTTCGAACAGCTTTCTATGAAAGCCAGCCCTAACGCAGGTATGGGATTTACGGAAGATGATGACGAGGAAGAAGATGAAATGAACATGTCTTCACGTTCTTCTCAAAGTGGTAGTTCACAGTCTTCTACGCAAACAGCGTCTAAGAAACCATCCAATGATACTCCGGTATTGGATAACTTTGGTATGGATATGACCCGGGCTGCGGAAGAAGGTAGACTGGATCCTGTGGTAGGTCGTGAACGTGAAATCGAGCGGTTGGCTCAGATATTGAGCCGTCGTAAGAAGAATAATCCGGTATTGATAGGCGAACCTGGTGTAGGTAAATCAGCTATTGTAGAGGGATTAGCATTACGTATTGTTCAGAAGAAAGTATCCCGTATTCTGTTTGATAAACGTGTGGTAATGCTTGATATGGCTTCTGTAGTAGCCGGAACTAAGTATCGCGGCCAGTTTGAGGAACGTATTCGTTCTATCATTAATGAGTTACAGAAGAATCCGAACGTTATTCTGTTTATTGACGAGATTCACACGATTGTGGGTGCCGGAGCAGCTGCCGGTTCTATGGATGCTGCCAATATGCTGAAACCTGCATTGGCACGTGGTGAAATACAATGTATAGGTGCTACTACCCTTGATGAGTACCGGAAGAATATAGAAAAGGACGGTGCTTTGGAACGCCGTTTTCAGAAAGTGATTGTTGAACCGACTACTGCCGAGGAAACGCTCCAGATATTGAAGAATATCAAAGAGAAGTACGAAGACCATCATAATGTGACTTATACGGATGAAGCGCTGGAAGCATGTGTCAAGTTGACAGACCGCTACATTACTGATCGCAATTTCCCGGATAAGGCTATTGATGCTTTGGACGAAGCCGGTTCGCGCGTCCATCTGACAAACATTACTGTTCCGAAAGAGATTGAAGAACAGGAGAAGCTGATCGAAGAAGCCCGCCAACAAAAGGCGGATGCAGTGAAATCGCAGAATTTCGAACTTGCTGCCAGCTTCCGTGATCATGAGAAAGAGTTTTCTGCTCGTTTGGAAGAGATGAAGGCTGAATGGGAAGCTCGCTTAAAAGATGATCGCCAGATAGTTGGTGAAGAGGAAATTGCGAATGTGGTTTCTATGATGTCCGGTGTGCCTGTACAGCGTATGGCGCAGGCTGAAGGTATCAAGTTGGCGGGTATGAAAGAAGAGCTGCAAGCTAAAGTTATAGCTCAGGATCCGGCTATTGAAAAGGTGACGAAAGCTATTCTGCGTAGTCGTGTAGGATTGAAAGATCCTAACCGTCCTATCGGAACATTCTTGTTCCTGGGGCCTACGGGTGTAGGTAAAACTCACTTGGCGAAACAGTTGGCGAAATATATGTTTGGCTCTGCCGATGCGCTGATACGTGTGGATATGAGTGAATATATGGAGAAGTTTACCGTTTCTCGTCTTGTTGGTGCACCTCCGGGATACGTAGGATACGAAGAAGGCGGACAGTTGACAGAGAAAGTGCGTCGTAAACCTTACTCTATCGTATTGTTGGACGAGATTGAGAAAGCCCATCCGGATGTATTCAACATCTTGTTACAACTGATGGATGAAGGTCGTCTGACTGACAGTTATGGCAGAACTGTAGACTTTAAGAATACAGTGGTTATCATGACTTCCAACATCGGTACACGTCAATTGAAAGACTTCGGTCGTGGTGTAGGTTTTGCCGCTCAGAATCGTACGGATGATAAAGAATATTCACGCGGCGTGATACAAAAGGCTTTGAATAAGTCGTTTGCCCCTGAGTTTCTGAACCGTGTCGACGAGATTATTACTTTCGACCAGCTTTCGCTGGATGCTATCGAAAAGATTATCGATATCGAGTTGAAAGGCTTGTATGAGCGCGTGGAATCTCTTGGATATAAGCTTGTTATTGATGCTAAAGCCAAGACGTTCATGGCATCTAAAGGATATGATGTGCAGTTTGGTGCCCGCCCGTTGAAGCGTGCCATCCAGACTTATCTAGAAGATGGACTTTCGGAATTGATTATTTCTTCCGAATTGCAGACGGGTGATACGATTTCTGTCTCTTTGAACGAAGATAAAGGAGAACTGGACATCAAGAAAGCCTGA
- the htpG gene encoding molecular chaperone HtpG, giving the protein MQKGNIGVTTENIFPVIKKFLYSDHEIFLRELVSNAVDATQKLKTLASIGEFKGEVGDLTVHVSLGKDTITVSDRGIGLTAEEIDKYINQIAFSGANDFLEKYKNDANAIIGHFGLGFYSAFMVAKKVEIITKSHKEGAQAVKWSCDGSPEFTIENIDKADRGTDIVLYIDDESKEFLEEARISSLLKKYCSFLPIPIAFGKKKDWKDGKQVETDEDNIINDSNPLWTLKPSELKDEDYKKFYRDLYPMSDEPLFWIHLNVDYPFHLTGILYFPKVKSNIELNKNKIQLYSNQVYVTDSVEGIVPDFLTLLHGVLDSPDIPLNVSRSYLQSDSNVKKISTYITKKVSDRLQSIFKNDRKQFEEKWNDLKIFINYGMLTQEDFYDRAKDFALFTDTDGRCYTFEEYQKLIKDNQTDKDGNLIYLYANHKDEQFSYIEAAKNKGYNVLLMDGQLDIAVVSMLEQKFEKSRFTRVDSDVIDNLIIKEDKKGETLETGKQEALSAVFKSQLPKLEKVEFNITAQALGENSSPVMITQSEYMRRMKEMANIQAGMSFYGEMPDMFNLVLNSDHKLVKEVLADEEKECDSAVAPIQQEMNDVDKRRNELKDKQKGKKDEEISTAEKDEVNGLDQKWEELKTKKDEVFAGYAAKNKVVRQLIDLALLQNGMLKGEALNNFVKRSIELI; this is encoded by the coding sequence ATGCAAAAAGGAAATATTGGGGTAACTACCGAAAACATTTTCCCCGTTATCAAAAAGTTCTTGTACAGCGATCATGAAATTTTTCTCCGCGAGTTAGTTTCTAATGCCGTAGATGCTACGCAGAAGTTGAAAACCTTAGCCTCTATTGGCGAGTTTAAAGGTGAAGTTGGCGATTTGACCGTACATGTGTCTTTAGGAAAAGATACAATTACTGTTTCAGACCGTGGTATTGGTTTGACTGCCGAAGAAATCGACAAATATATCAACCAAATTGCTTTTTCAGGTGCCAACGATTTCCTGGAGAAGTATAAGAATGATGCTAATGCAATTATCGGTCACTTCGGTTTAGGCTTTTATTCAGCTTTCATGGTGGCTAAGAAAGTGGAAATTATCACGAAATCTCATAAAGAAGGTGCTCAAGCAGTGAAATGGAGTTGCGATGGCAGTCCGGAGTTCACCATTGAGAACATTGATAAAGCTGACCGTGGTACAGATATAGTACTTTACATTGACGATGAAAGTAAAGAATTCCTGGAAGAGGCCCGCATTTCTTCTCTGTTGAAGAAATATTGTAGTTTCCTTCCCATACCTATTGCTTTTGGCAAAAAGAAAGACTGGAAAGATGGAAAACAGGTTGAAACAGACGAAGATAACATCATCAATGACAGCAATCCGTTGTGGACATTGAAACCCAGCGAACTGAAGGATGAAGATTATAAGAAGTTCTATCGTGACCTGTATCCGATGTCTGATGAACCTCTGTTCTGGATACATCTGAATGTAGATTATCCGTTCCATCTGACAGGTATCCTCTATTTCCCGAAAGTAAAGAGTAATATCGAATTGAATAAGAATAAGATACAACTTTATAGTAACCAGGTATACGTTACGGATTCAGTAGAAGGTATCGTACCTGACTTCCTGACACTGTTGCATGGTGTGCTCGATTCTCCGGATATTCCGTTGAATGTATCCCGTTCTTATTTACAGAGCGACTCTAACGTGAAGAAGATTTCGACATATATCACAAAGAAAGTATCTGATCGTTTGCAATCTATCTTCAAAAATGATCGCAAACAGTTCGAGGAAAAGTGGAATGACCTGAAGATTTTCATCAATTACGGGATGCTTACTCAGGAAGACTTCTATGACAGAGCAAAAGATTTTGCCCTTTTCACCGATACGGATGGTAGATGCTATACATTTGAAGAGTATCAGAAGCTAATCAAAGATAATCAGACTGATAAAGATGGCAATTTGATCTATTTGTATGCTAATCATAAAGATGAGCAATTCAGCTATATCGAGGCTGCTAAGAACAAGGGATATAATGTATTGCTGATGGATGGCCAACTGGATATTGCTGTAGTAAGCATGTTGGAGCAAAAGTTTGAGAAATCTCGCTTTACCCGTGTAGATAGTGATGTTATCGATAATCTGATTATCAAAGAAGATAAGAAAGGTGAAACTCTGGAAACAGGCAAACAAGAAGCTCTTTCTGCTGTGTTCAAGAGCCAGTTGCCTAAGCTGGAAAAGGTTGAGTTTAATATCACTGCGCAGGCTTTGGGTGAAAACTCTTCTCCTGTGATGATTACCCAAAGCGAATATATGCGCCGTATGAAAGAAATGGCTAATATTCAGGCTGGTATGAGTTTCTATGGAGAAATGCCCGATATGTTCAACCTTGTGCTGAATTCAGATCACAAACTGGTGAAAGAAGTTCTTGCAGACGAAGAAAAAGAATGCGACTCTGCTGTAGCTCCTATTCAGCAAGAAATGAATGACGTAGACAAACGTCGTAATGAGCTGAAAGATAAACAAAAAGGTAAGAAAGACGAAGAAATTTCTACTGCTGAAAAAGACGAAGTGAACGGATTGGATCAGAAGTGGGAAGAACTGAAAACAAAGAAAGACGAAGTCTTTGCCGGATATGCTGCTAAAAATAAAGTTGTCCGCCAATTGATTGACCTGGCATTGCTGCAAAATGGCATGCTGAAAGGTGAAGCTTTGAATAATTTTGTGAAGAGAAGCATCGAGCTAATCTAA